From a region of the Oncorhynchus mykiss isolate Arlee chromosome 32, USDA_OmykA_1.1, whole genome shotgun sequence genome:
- the polr1f gene encoding DNA-directed RNA polymerase I subunit RPA43, whose protein sequence is MANLEQTEDDPKHAKMSTEVSVLTNPTANGPSAAGGGDPGAFPSLIPSFASACKLVSTRYSCLVMDTHRRHIALSPMYLKKKRTGIQEELNTELLRYSESLKGVPLAYDEVSLLGQHGDIYDDNGYIHLDIQANFVVFQPQRGQKLLGTVNKLGVSHVGCLVHGCFNASVPKPAHVTMETWREAGPRIGAELEFEVCQLDADIVGVLLIRGRLGRTRVQELMAAGESSDPTDPAEQLEEPDAEPALEPNQDWPDATVKPKKKKKKEKHREEVASVPAPGAVVVGTAEDSSTNGHTETRKKKRKEKRQNEEDEEKEVGGEGPVEVQGSDSSGYLSDKPNRKRKQGDDITSCLHGDPETPKTKKKKNK, encoded by the exons ATGGCGAACTTGGAGCAGACAGAAGACGACCCAAAACACGCAAAAATGTCCACCGAAGTCTCAGTTTTAACCAATCCGACAGCAAACGGGCCTTCTGCGGCAGGCGGTGGAGACCCAGGCGCGTTCCCAAGTCTGATCCCGTCGTTCGCTAGCGCATGCAAGTTGGTGTCAACGCGGTACTCGTGTCTGGTCATGGACACGCACAGAAGACACATTGCCCTGTCGCCCATGTACCTGAAGAAGAAACGGACAGGGATCCAAGAGGAACTGAACACCGAACTGCTAAGATACTCAGAAAG TCTGAAAGGTGTGCCTCTGGCCTATGATGAGGTCAGTTTGCTGGGGCAGCATGGAGACATCTACGACGATAACGGATACATTCACCTCGACATACAAGCCAACTTTGTCGTCTTCCAACCCCAGAGAGGACAGAAACTACTG gGTACAGTTAATAAGCTTGGTGTGAGTCACGTGGGCTGTTTGGTCCATGGCTGTTTCAACGCCAGCGTTCCGAAGCCAGCCCACGTCACCATGGAGACCTGGAGGGAGGCAGGACCCAGGATAGGGGCGGAGCTGGAGTTTGAGGTCTGTCAGCTAGACGCAGACATAGTCGGAGTACTGCTGATCAGAGGAAGACTTGGCAGGACACG GGTTCAGGAGCTGATGGCAGCTGGAGAGAGTTCTGATCCTACTGACCCCGCGGAACAGCTAGAGGAACCAGACGCAGAACCTGCTCTAGAACCCAACCAGGACTGGCCCGACGCCaccgtcaaacccaagaagaagaagaaaaaggagaaacacagagaggaggTGGCTTCAGTACCAGCCCCCGGAGCCGTTGTCGTAGGAACAGCGGAGGACAGCAGCACTAACGGCCACACTGAGacgaggaagaagaagaggaaggagaaacGACAGAACGAAGAGGATGAGGAGAAAGAAGTGGGGGGGGAGGGTCCTGTGGAGGTGCAGGGGAGCGACTCCAGTGGTTACCTTAGTGACAAgccaaacaggaagaggaaacAGGGTGACGATATCACGTCCTGTCTCCATGGAGATCCTGAAACGCCCAAAactaagaagaaaaaaaataaatga